Proteins encoded together in one Desulfosporosinus meridiei DSM 13257 window:
- a CDS encoding 4Fe-4S dicluster domain-containing protein, whose amino-acid sequence MDLLNIVKEAGVIGAGGAGFPTHAKLTSKAEYILLNGAECEPLLRVDQQLMEMFPDQIIKGMEAAGKYVEARKAIIGIKGKHKKVIVLMRERIAALGLSNYMEVMELRDIYPAGDEQVLVHELTQRIVPEVSIPLKVGCVVINSETALNIWNALEGKPVTETYITVAGDIPQRLTLKVPVGTAIRDVIAQCGVKNLDDYAVIDGGPMMGSVMNNIDGYVTKKSKGYVLLKKDHFLIRKKTVSLERARVIGKTACEQCRMCTDLCPRYLLGHNMQPHKVMRALSYNLEDVKEQQIAQLCCECNACELYSCPVNLHPRSVNSLYKQKLAEQGIKYQPVQMDFQARSSREYRLIPSKRLIIKIGLTAFDKPAPLTQVEFRPKTIRIALRQHIGAAAIPTVAVGEKVKAGQLIGKIPDGSLGATVHASCNGTVKEIKDNSILIKVGS is encoded by the coding sequence TTGGATCTACTAAACATTGTTAAGGAAGCAGGAGTTATTGGGGCGGGAGGAGCCGGATTTCCCACACACGCTAAACTAACTTCGAAGGCTGAATATATTTTGCTTAATGGAGCTGAATGTGAACCGCTGCTAAGAGTGGATCAACAGCTGATGGAGATGTTTCCAGATCAAATCATTAAAGGGATGGAAGCAGCCGGAAAATACGTGGAAGCTCGCAAAGCCATCATTGGCATAAAAGGCAAACACAAAAAGGTCATCGTTCTCATGAGAGAAAGAATCGCTGCTTTAGGACTTTCCAATTACATGGAAGTTATGGAACTAAGAGATATTTATCCCGCCGGAGATGAACAGGTTTTAGTTCATGAGCTGACTCAAAGAATTGTCCCGGAAGTGTCCATTCCTCTGAAAGTCGGCTGCGTCGTTATCAATTCGGAGACGGCCCTCAATATCTGGAACGCTCTGGAAGGAAAACCCGTGACAGAAACCTACATTACTGTGGCTGGAGATATTCCCCAACGCCTGACCCTAAAAGTTCCGGTAGGGACGGCTATCCGTGATGTTATCGCACAATGTGGGGTTAAAAATCTGGACGACTATGCCGTAATAGACGGCGGTCCTATGATGGGCTCGGTCATGAACAACATTGATGGTTATGTCACTAAAAAAAGCAAAGGCTATGTACTCCTCAAGAAAGACCACTTTCTAATTCGTAAAAAAACCGTAAGCCTTGAGCGCGCCAGAGTAATAGGAAAAACGGCCTGTGAACAATGTCGCATGTGTACTGATTTGTGCCCTCGTTATTTACTGGGTCATAATATGCAGCCTCATAAAGTCATGCGAGCCTTGAGTTACAACCTAGAGGATGTCAAAGAACAACAAATTGCTCAATTATGTTGTGAATGCAATGCCTGTGAATTATACTCCTGTCCCGTCAATCTACATCCCAGATCCGTCAATAGTTTGTACAAGCAAAAGCTGGCAGAACAAGGGATCAAGTATCAGCCTGTTCAGATGGATTTTCAAGCTAGGTCTAGCAGAGAATACCGCCTTATCCCAAGCAAACGTTTAATTATCAAAATTGGCTTAACAGCTTTCGATAAGCCGGCACCTCTGACTCAGGTTGAGTTTCGGCCTAAAACCATTCGGATCGCCCTTCGACAACACATTGGGGCAGCGGCAATACCTACCGTCGCAGTAGGCGAAAAGGTAAAAGCCGGACAGCTTATCGGCAAAATTCCGGATGGCAGTCTCGGAGCCACGGTTCACGCTAGCTGCAACGGAACTGTGAAAGAAATTAAGGACAATTCTATTTTGATAAAGGTGGGTTCGTAA
- a CDS encoding EutN/CcmL family microcompartment protein encodes MIAAKVIDSIWSTRKADSLIGLKFMLIEVLGGIDAGRIMIAADTIGAGIGERVLVCNGSSARKMFDREDIPIDSAIVGIIDEDCTF; translated from the coding sequence ATGATTGCAGCAAAAGTAATTGATAGTATATGGTCGACACGTAAAGCCGATTCCCTCATAGGTCTGAAATTCATGTTGATAGAAGTCTTGGGTGGAATTGATGCCGGTCGGATCATGATAGCAGCCGACACCATCGGTGCCGGAATTGGAGAGCGAGTACTTGTCTGTAACGGCAGCTCAGCCCGTAAAATGTTTGATCGTGAGGATATTCCCATTGATTCCGCAATTGTAGGAATTATCGACGAAGACTGTACGTTTTAA
- a CDS encoding BMC domain-containing protein, producing the protein MEYRIIKSPSSGTLDILFRRKGSASTIPIENYDAVGLVQGRLIDMVFAADVAEKAAGVTVEDIKGHCPQNLIMIAIFGDTASVEAAINEIQYKLNKDKVGEIR; encoded by the coding sequence ATGGAATATCGAATTATAAAATCTCCGTCCAGTGGTACCTTAGATATTCTCTTTCGGCGCAAAGGCTCAGCTTCAACAATCCCTATTGAGAACTATGATGCTGTGGGTTTGGTGCAGGGGCGGTTGATTGATATGGTTTTTGCCGCTGATGTAGCGGAAAAGGCAGCCGGAGTTACAGTCGAAGACATCAAAGGGCATTGTCCCCAAAATCTGATTATGATTGCTATCTTTGGAGATACGGCATCGGTAGAAGCCGCTATTAATGAGATTCAATATAAATTAAATAAAGATAAAGTCGGTGAAATTCGATGA
- the eutJ gene encoding ethanolamine utilization protein EutJ yields MDTVNSTFLYCDQLVSDFEKVIETPIINKSSVYYTGVDLGTAYIVLAVLDENYQPVAGAYRFASVVKDGMVVDYIGAIRIVKELKQEIEEKLGTELIYAAAALPPGTDTLDSGAIKNVVQAAGFEITNILDEPTAANAVLKIKDGAIIDIGGGTTGIAILKDGKVIYVADEPTGGTHFSLVISGAYKMSFDEADVYKRDFKNHRELIPVIRPVIEKVSTIISRHIKKYSVKELYLVGGTCCLEGIEDIIAKQTKLPTYKPQNPMFVTPLGIALNCTQEEL; encoded by the coding sequence ATGGATACAGTAAATTCAACCTTTCTATACTGCGACCAGCTTGTTAGTGATTTTGAGAAGGTTATTGAAACACCCATAATCAATAAATCCTCAGTTTATTACACAGGGGTTGATTTAGGAACAGCCTATATTGTATTAGCTGTCCTTGATGAGAATTATCAACCGGTTGCCGGTGCCTATCGCTTTGCCAGTGTGGTTAAAGATGGTATGGTTGTGGACTATATCGGAGCTATTCGCATCGTCAAAGAGTTAAAACAAGAAATTGAAGAAAAACTTGGCACTGAACTGATTTATGCAGCAGCAGCCCTGCCCCCAGGAACTGATACTCTGGACTCAGGAGCCATTAAAAATGTGGTACAGGCGGCAGGTTTTGAAATTACCAATATATTAGATGAACCAACAGCAGCTAACGCCGTACTAAAAATTAAAGATGGTGCGATTATCGATATTGGTGGGGGAACAACAGGGATTGCCATCTTGAAAGATGGCAAAGTGATTTACGTCGCTGACGAGCCGACAGGTGGTACTCATTTTTCTCTGGTCATTTCCGGAGCCTACAAAATGAGCTTTGACGAAGCAGATGTTTATAAACGTGATTTTAAAAACCACAGAGAATTGATTCCGGTAATCCGCCCGGTTATAGAAAAAGTCTCAACCATTATTAGTCGTCACATTAAAAAATATTCCGTAAAAGAACTATATCTGGTAGGCGGAACCTGTTGCTTGGAGGGAATTGAAGATATCATTGCCAAACAAACTAAACTCCCTACCTATAAACCTCAGAATCCTATGTTTGTAACCCCTTTGGGAATTGCCCTTAACTGCACTCAAGAAGAACTATAG
- a CDS encoding ethanolamine utilization cobalamin adenosyltransferase — translation MKFITEMELRDLYRREPFTTYSLEPDTKITPGARQFLVDRRVTLVQTQSNVNKTQTIDKANQAQSRESWTILRLLGKIDCLESLFLLIAAELFHFGNAILSEEVIELGKCFQNVKKAEREQVTSDSIQFWGWSEEEINERSAKLEKQVDLSEFQVGSENSKEVALLNYLRASLREIEPAILEAYWNEEKQSCSRQDLIDSVNLIINILGMMIWKCLGGKKWIQ, via the coding sequence ATGAAATTCATCACAGAGATGGAACTGCGAGATTTATACAGACGAGAGCCCTTTACAACTTATTCTTTGGAACCGGATACCAAGATTACACCCGGAGCTCGGCAGTTTCTTGTGGATCGACGAGTCACGCTGGTTCAGACTCAGTCAAATGTTAACAAGACACAAACTATTGACAAGGCCAACCAGGCACAATCAAGGGAGAGTTGGACAATCCTTAGATTGTTAGGCAAAATAGATTGTCTGGAGTCGTTATTCCTGCTAATCGCCGCAGAACTATTCCATTTCGGAAATGCAATCCTGTCTGAGGAAGTCATAGAACTGGGAAAATGCTTCCAAAATGTGAAAAAGGCTGAACGAGAGCAGGTTACCTCGGACAGCATTCAATTCTGGGGATGGTCGGAAGAAGAAATCAACGAACGCTCCGCTAAGCTGGAAAAGCAAGTTGACCTTAGTGAGTTTCAAGTTGGATCGGAGAATAGCAAAGAAGTTGCTTTGTTAAACTACTTGCGCGCCTCCCTACGAGAGATCGAACCAGCAATCTTAGAAGCCTACTGGAACGAGGAAAAGCAAAGCTGCTCACGACAAGACTTAATTGATTCAGTTAATCTGATCATTAACATACTCGGTATGATGATCTGGAAATGCTTGGGGGGGAAGAAATGGATACAGTAA
- a CDS encoding EutP/PduV family microcompartment system protein, protein MKKRIMIVGPTQSGKSTLANVLNESSRPLKKTQDIIYGKNTIDTPSSYLENPSMYKYLIATAQTASHLLILVDQSKLIEVYPPAFAKSFNCPVLGVITKIDLAQEFADLSIQQLKRIGVNEPYFRISLKDNNGVEALKQYIFSEF, encoded by the coding sequence ATGAAGAAGCGAATTATGATCGTCGGGCCAACCCAATCCGGAAAATCCACTTTAGCCAATGTTTTAAACGAATCCAGCAGGCCTCTAAAAAAGACCCAGGATATCATCTACGGGAAAAACACCATTGATACACCGAGCTCCTATTTAGAAAACCCTTCGATGTACAAATACCTAATTGCCACTGCCCAAACCGCATCTCATTTACTGATTCTTGTTGATCAATCTAAATTGATTGAAGTATATCCGCCCGCTTTTGCCAAATCATTTAACTGTCCTGTACTTGGAGTAATTACCAAGATCGATTTGGCTCAGGAATTTGCCGATTTGAGTATTCAACAGTTGAAAAGAATTGGGGTTAACGAACCTTACTTCAGAATTTCTTTAAAAGACAATAACGGCGTAGAAGCCTTGAAACAATATATATTTTCTGAATTCTAG
- the eutS gene encoding ethanolamine utilization microcompartment protein EutS, translated as MSMADEFDRKRIIQESVPGKQVTLAHIIASPVPDIYERLGIEETGAIGISTLTPGETAIIAADIATKASDVEIGFLDRFTGALIISGDVASVEAAMGAINDTLEKLLGFTPARITRT; from the coding sequence ATGAGTATGGCCGATGAGTTTGACAGAAAACGAATTATCCAGGAATCTGTACCAGGCAAGCAAGTCACTCTGGCTCACATCATAGCATCACCTGTCCCAGATATCTATGAACGTCTGGGAATTGAGGAAACAGGAGCCATCGGGATATCAACCCTTACTCCAGGCGAGACGGCTATTATAGCTGCAGACATTGCCACAAAGGCCTCTGATGTAGAGATAGGTTTTTTGGATCGTTTTACAGGTGCCCTGATTATTTCCGGTGATGTAGCAAGTGTCGAAGCAGCAATGGGTGCAATTAATGACACTTTAGAAAAATTATTGGGCTTTACACCGGCCAGAATTACACGCACATGA
- the cutD gene encoding choline TMA-lyase-activating enzyme — protein MSTETVKILERKAKIFNVQKYSIYDGPGVRTLIFFKGCPLRCKWCSNPEGLERKYQVMFKEDLCIDCGLCITECPVQIHYFQDEGEKLRQPKPKTTRHRVNRSIDCIGCRKCETVCPKQALSIVGSDKTISEVLEIIQQDMLFYLSSGGGVTLGGGEVTAQPEFATNLLTECKRLGIHTAIETSGYVKLDSLLMIAQFTDLFLYDIKHIDSDRHHELTGVRNERILDNLRELVRRGFNVKVRMPLLKGLNDSEETIVKTLEYLKPFKNYRNFQGVDLLPYHKLGINKYKQLDMSYSITEDLSYKPEELDKIEELIKGYDFQVEVIRH, from the coding sequence ATGAGTACAGAAACCGTTAAAATCTTGGAAAGAAAAGCGAAAATCTTCAATGTCCAGAAATACTCCATTTATGATGGGCCGGGGGTTAGAACATTAATTTTTTTCAAAGGCTGTCCCCTCAGATGTAAATGGTGCTCAAATCCTGAGGGGCTTGAAAGAAAGTATCAAGTCATGTTCAAAGAGGATCTTTGCATTGATTGTGGCCTCTGTATTACTGAATGTCCCGTCCAAATCCATTATTTCCAGGACGAAGGAGAGAAGCTGCGACAACCTAAACCTAAAACAACTAGGCATAGAGTAAATCGGAGCATTGACTGTATCGGTTGCCGAAAATGCGAAACTGTCTGTCCTAAACAGGCACTCTCCATTGTCGGTTCAGACAAAACAATTTCTGAAGTTCTGGAGATCATCCAGCAAGACATGCTCTTCTACCTGAGTTCAGGTGGAGGAGTGACTCTTGGGGGAGGGGAAGTCACAGCTCAGCCGGAATTTGCCACCAACCTCCTAACCGAGTGCAAGCGTTTAGGTATTCACACTGCCATTGAAACCTCAGGCTATGTGAAACTGGATTCCCTGCTCATGATAGCCCAGTTTACGGATTTGTTTCTCTATGATATTAAGCACATTGATTCTGATCGGCATCATGAACTTACCGGAGTACGTAATGAACGTATCCTGGACAACCTAAGAGAGCTCGTACGCCGAGGTTTTAATGTTAAAGTCAGGATGCCTCTCCTTAAGGGATTAAATGATAGTGAAGAAACTATCGTCAAAACCTTGGAGTATCTAAAGCCCTTTAAAAACTATAGGAACTTTCAGGGTGTTGACTTGCTCCCCTATCACAAATTAGGGATCAACAAATACAAGCAATTAGACATGAGTTACTCGATCACCGAAGATTTAAGCTACAAACCGGAAGAATTAGATAAAATCGAAGAGTTAATCAAAGGGTATGACTTTCAGGTGGAAGTTATAAGACATTAA